One window from the genome of Dolosigranulum savutiense encodes:
- a CDS encoding SIS domain-containing protein: MFNKSTDELKALDALHTTTEIKQQPDLWRETLAIYRENKERIDTFLDQIKEQHNQINIIFTGAGTSAFVGETIQPYLHGKYRNTAISVQSIPTTSIVSNPEEFLSEEVATILVSFARSGNSPESVATVELAKQIVKDLYQVTITCNADGELAQNAKGDANNLSLLMPARANDKGFAMTGAFTAMTLSALLIFDTAADKEAYAKEIVPLAEEIIARESEIAEVATADFNRIVYLGSGSLEGLSHEASLKLLELTAGKIATFFESSLGFRHGPKSIVDDKTAVVVFQSNNEYTRQYDQDILKEVYHDKITEHVYSVEQGDQSTFEGSSILVEDSDLTLPDAYLALPYIVVAQIIALHKAVSIDNGVDNPSPSGTVNRVVQGVIIHDYNRD; encoded by the coding sequence ATGTTTAATAAATCAACTGACGAACTGAAAGCACTGGATGCCTTGCATACTACGACAGAAATTAAACAACAACCAGATTTGTGGCGAGAAACACTTGCTATTTATCGGGAAAATAAAGAGCGGATCGATACGTTTTTAGATCAGATTAAAGAACAGCATAACCAGATTAATATTATTTTTACGGGAGCAGGAACTTCGGCTTTTGTGGGCGAGACAATTCAACCATACTTACATGGCAAATATCGTAATACAGCCATTTCTGTCCAAAGCATTCCAACAACATCGATTGTCTCCAATCCCGAAGAGTTCTTATCAGAAGAGGTAGCGACGATTTTGGTTTCGTTCGCTCGCAGTGGGAATTCGCCGGAAAGTGTCGCGACTGTCGAGTTAGCTAAGCAGATCGTTAAGGACTTATATCAAGTGACCATTACCTGTAACGCAGATGGAGAATTGGCGCAGAATGCAAAAGGAGATGCCAATAACTTATCGCTTCTAATGCCAGCAAGAGCCAATGATAAAGGCTTTGCGATGACAGGTGCATTCACGGCAATGACGTTATCCGCACTCTTAATCTTCGACACCGCTGCGGATAAAGAAGCTTACGCTAAAGAGATTGTACCTCTTGCTGAAGAGATTATCGCGCGTGAGTCCGAAATCGCCGAAGTAGCAACTGCCGACTTTAATCGAATTGTCTATCTTGGAAGTGGTAGTCTAGAAGGGCTAAGCCATGAAGCATCACTGAAGTTGTTGGAGTTGACAGCTGGAAAAATTGCAACCTTCTTCGAATCATCACTCGGATTCCGTCACGGACCTAAATCAATTGTTGACGACAAAACAGCCGTGGTTGTCTTCCAGTCCAACAATGAGTACACGAGACAATACGATCAAGATATCTTGAAGGAAGTCTACCATGATAAGATCACAGAACATGTCTACTCAGTGGAACAAGGTGATCAGTCAACATTCGAAGGGTCTAGTATCTTAGTAGAAGATAGCGACCTGACACTTCCCGACGCTTATCTGGCACTACCATATATTGTTGTCGCTCAGATTATCGCGCTGCATAAAGCGGTCAGCATTGATAATGGCGTTGACAACCCATCTCCAAGCGGTACCGTAAACCGAGTTGTCCAAGGGGTCATTATTCACGACTATAATCGTGACTAA